A region from the Dermacentor andersoni chromosome 11, qqDerAnde1_hic_scaffold, whole genome shotgun sequence genome encodes:
- the LOC126539100 gene encoding uncharacterized protein gives MAPVQPRHVQRVSPSSPIDVHCHNMTRLLLSLTANLSSSSSSPSANLSRGPEDGLWSANGSSTPGTGSPPIDDRESEASQRQALLYIVVVLFFYSFGIGFMMIRYMRQEAKEQEECKMYRRYINAAHEQYLNATNRARLANRLALQALNTVNAIPQTTHVGSKVTFV, from the exons ATGGCTCCTGTGCAACCGCGGCACGTCCAACGGGTCTCTCCGTCGTCGCCCATAGACGTGCACTGCCACAACATGACCAGACTCCTGCTGTCCCTGACGGCCAACCTGTCGTCGTCCTCCTCGTCGCCCTCCGCGAACCTGTCCCGGGGTCCCGAGGACGGCCTGTGGTCGGCGAACGGGTCCTCGACCCCGGGCACGGGGTCGCCCCCGATCGACGACAGGGAGTCGGAGGCGAGCCAGCGTCAGGCGCTGCTCTACATCGTGGTGGTGCTGTTCTTCTACTCCTTCGGCATCGGCTTCATGATGATACGCTACATGCGACAGGAGGCCAAGGAACAGGAAGAGTGCAAGATGTACCGCAG GTACATCAACGCCGCCCACGAGCAGTACCTGAACGCAACGAACAGAGCCCGGCTAGCCAACAGGCTGGCTTTGCAGGCACTGAACACCGTCAATGCCATACCGCAGACAACCCACGTCGGCTCCAAGGTGACGTTCGTATGA